The genomic DNA GTCAGCGTGAGCACGAGGACGTACCCGAGCCGCGTCCCGTCGGCGCCGTGCGGGAGCGGCGGGGACACGCTGAGCTCGAGGTCGAGCGTCCGCCGTCGGGATCCGTCGGCGCTCTGGACACGCGCGACCGGGCCGAGCGCCGCCCAGAGCTCGGCCGCGCGCCGCGCCTGGAGGCCGGCGATCATCCGCCGCGGGTCCTTCACCAGCACCGCGCGCCCGGCGTACGTCGCCGGGTCGGAGCGGAAGTGGTCCTCGTGGTAGTGGCTCACGAAGACGAGGTCCGCGCGGGCGGCGTAGGCCGAGATGCGGTCGTTCGCCCGGCGCAGCGCCTCCCACTCCTCGTCCGAGGGCGGCAGGTTGAAACGCGCGGGCGCGAGGGTCGCGCCGGGATCGATGAGGACCCTCGTCTGCCCGACCTCGACGTAGGTCGCCATCGAGCGCACGCCGAGCGACTCGGCGGCGAGCGGAACGATTTTCAAATACAGCGACCGCCGTCGACCTCGAGGCACGCGCCCGTGATCATCGCCGCCTCGTCGGAGGCGAGGAACACGGCGGCGTGGGCCAGGTCGTCGGGCTTGTTGAGCCGGCCGAGCGGCACGGTCGCGATGTAGCGGGCCATCCCCTCCGCGTCCACTTCCTTCTTGCCCATGAAGGTCGCGAGCATGGGCGTCTCGGTCGCCACGGGCGCGATGGCGACGACGCGCACCCCGTAGGGCGCGCACTCGAGCGCGAGGCTCTTCGTCAGCGTCACGACCGCGCCCTTCGAGGCGGCGTAGGTCTGCCCGCCCGGACGGGGCCGGATGGCGGCGGTGGACGCGGTGACGAGGAACACGCCCCGCTTCTGCTTCTTCATGACGGCGAGCGCGTACTTCGCTCCGAGCCAGACGCCCTTGACGTTGACGGCGAAGATCCTGTCGAAGATGGCCTCGTCCTGCGACTCGATCGGCGCCGGGAACTGGGGCACGCCCGCGTTCGCGACGAAGATGTCCAGCGCCCCCCAGGTGGCGACCGCCTTCTCGACCATCAGTTGGTTGTCGGCGCCCCGCGTGACGTCGGCGCGCACCGTCAGCGCCCGGCCCCCGGCCTTCTCGATCTGCTCGACGACCGCCTTGGCGGCCATCTCGTTGATGTCGGCGACGACCACGCGCGCCCCCTCGCGCGCCATCGCGAGCGCCGTCGCGGCTCCGATGCCCGAGCCTGCTCCCGTGATCACGGCGACCTTCCCGTCGAGTCTCATGATTGCCCTCCCAAGTGCCCGACGCTAGAGGAGGAGTTCGGCCATCGTCCGCGCCGCCAGACCGTCGCCGGCGACCATCAGGGTGGTGACCCCCGAGGACGTCCACTCGGCCAGGCGCTCGCGGATCCGCTCGCGCGGCCCGCAGAGCGCGACCTCGTCGACGAACGCGTCGGGCACCGCGGCCTCCGCCTCGGCCTTCCGGCCCGCGAGGTAGAGGTCCTGGATCGTCTTCGCGGCCGCCTCGTAGCCGTAGCGCCGGGCGAGGTCGTTGTAGAAGTTCCGGCCCCGCGCGCCCATGCCGCCGACGTACAGCGCGAGCTTCGCCTTGACCGGCTGGCGGCACGCGGCCACGTCGTCGCCCACGACGACCGCCACCATCGGCATGACGTCGAAGCCGGCGCCGGACCGCCCCGCCCGCCGGAAGCCCTCGTCGAGCCACTCCCTGAACATCGGCATCCGGCGCGCGGAGAAGAACGTCGGGATCCAGCCGTCGGCGATCTCCGCGGCCAGGGCGACGTTCTTCGGCCCGATCGCGGCGAGGTAGATCGGCAGGTCCGCCCGCCCGTGGAGGATGGACTTGAGCGGCTTCCCGAGGCCCGTCGCGTCCGGGCCGGCGTAGGGGATCTGGTAGTACTCGCCACGGTACTCGAGCGACTTCTCGCGCCGGAAGATCGCGCGGACGATCTCGACGTACTCGCGCGTGCGCACGAGCGGCTTGCCGAAGGCCTGGCCGTGCCAGCCCTCGACGACCTGCGGCCCCGAGACGCCGAGGCCGAGACGGAAGCGCCCGCCGGAGAGCGCGTCGAGGGTCATCGCCGTCATCGCCGTGGCCGCCGGCGTGCGGCCGGCCATCTGCATGATCCCGGTGCCCACGTGCAAGCGCGTCGTGCGGGCCGCGATCCAGGCGACCGGCGTCACGGCGTCCGAGCCGTAGGACTCCGCGGACCAGACGGAGTCGTAGCCGAGGCGCTCGAGCTCGAGGATCTTTTCCATGTCGAGGGACATCCGGGCGCCCGAGTAGTTGAGGGTGAGCGCGAGCTTCATCCGCATCCTCCCCACGTCCGAGCCATGCGCCGCCGCTGCCAGCGGTGGGCGCGAAGGACCACGCGGCCCCGGCGAAAGGCGACACCCTCCTGCTCCAGGAGGATCCGCTGCGTCAGCATGCTGGCGGCGCGCGCCCGCCGGCTGATCCCGCCCCGCGCGTTCACCACGCGGTGCCACGGCAGGTCGCCCGGACACCCCCGGAGCGCCCGGCCCACCGCGCGCGCAGCGCGGGGCCGCCGGAGGAGCGCCGCGAGCTGACCGTACGTGGCCACGCACCCGCGCGGGATCTGCCGGACGAGGCGGTACACCGCGCGCCGGAACGCTAGGCCGGCGGCGATCCGGCTCCGAGCTCCCACAGGCGCGCGTAGAGCCCGCCGAGCCTCAGGAGATCGGCGTGGCTGCCCTCCTCGTGGATCCGGCCGCGATGCAGGACGAGGATCCGGTCGGCGTTCTGGACCGTCGAGAGGCGGTGGGCGATCGTGATGCTGGTCCGCTCCTGCATGAGCCCCGCCATCGCCTGCCGAATGAGCGCCTCGGACTCCGGATCGACGCTCGACGTCGCTTCGTCCAGCACGAGAACGGCCGGATTGTACACGAGCGCCCGCGCGATGGCCAGCAGCTGGCGCTGTCCGTGCGACACGTTGCCGCCGCGCTCGGTCAGCACCTCGCCGAGCCCGCGCGGGAGCGTCGCGACGAAGCCCGCGGCGCGCGCCGCCTCGACGGCGCGGTGGAGCTCCGCGGCCGGGAGCGCGCCGTCGGCGCTCAAGCGCAGGTTCTCCTCGATCGTCCCGGTGAAGAGGAGCGCGTCCTGGAAGACGATGCCCACGTGGCGTCGGAGGCTCACGAGGTCCCACTCGCGCACGTCCACGCCGTCCACGAGCACCCGGCCCTGCGCGACGTCGTACGACCGGTTCAGGAGCCGCGCGCACGTGGACTTCCCCTCGCCCGTCGCGCCGACGAGCGCCACGCGCTCGCCCAGCGCGACGCGGAAGGCGCAGTCGGCGAGGACCCACTCCTCGCCCGCGTACGCGAACCAGACGCCGGCGAGCTCGACCGACGACGCGCGGCGTCCGGCGGCGGCGCGCGGCGACGCCCCGGCGGGCGACACGATCGCCGGCGCACGATCGAGGAGACCGAAGATCCGCTCCGCGGACGCCATCGCCGCCTGCATGACCGTGTACTTCGCGCCGAGGTCGCGGATCGGCAGGAAGAACCGGTTGGTGTACTGGATGAACGCGACCAGCGCGCCGAAGGTGACCGTGCCCGCGACGATCCCGCCGCCGCCGTACCAGATCAGGAGCGCGAGCGCGATCGAGCCGAGCGCCTCGACCGAGGCGTAGAGCAGGGCCTCGTAGACGGTCGAGCCGAAGAGGGCCCGCCGGTACGCGGCGCTGGCGTGGCGGAAGCCCGCGTACTCGTGGCGCTCGCGCGCGAACAGCTGGATGACCGTCATCCCCTGGAGCGACTCCTGGAGGACCGCGTTCAGGTGGGCGAGGTGCTGGCGCACGCGGCGGTAGGCGTCGCGCGCGCGGAGCCGGAAGTACGCGGCCGCGACGAACAGCACCGGGACGATGGAGAAGGTGACGAGCGCCAGGTGCCAGTCGATCCAGAGCATCACGGCGACGACGCCCGCCAGCGTGATCACGTCGGCGACCACGGCGAAGAGCCCGCTCGTGAACGCCTCGCTCACCGCCTCGACGTCATTGAGGACGCGCGTCATGAGCCGCCCGACCGGGTTCCGGTCGAAGAAGGCGGCCTCGAGCCGCAGGAGGTGCGTGAAGACCAGGCGGCGGAGGTCGTGGATCACGAGCTGGCCGGTGAGCTGCATCAGGTAGGCCTCGAGCCACCGGCACGCGTAGAGGAGCGCCAGCACGCCCACGTAGAGGCCCGCGATCCAGCCCAGGCCGAGCCAGTCCGATTTCAGGATGTGCTCGTCGATCGCGATCTTGAGGAGGTAGGGCTGGGCGAGCTCCGCGACGGCGATCACCGGAAAGAGGAGCGAGGAGCCGACGATGAGCGCGCGGTGGGGCCGCGCCGCCCGCCAGAGGCGG from Candidatus Methylomirabilota bacterium includes the following:
- a CDS encoding SDR family oxidoreductase, yielding MRLDGKVAVITGAGSGIGAATALAMAREGARVVVADINEMAAKAVVEQIEKAGGRALTVRADVTRGADNQLMVEKAVATWGALDIFVANAGVPQFPAPIESQDEAIFDRIFAVNVKGVWLGAKYALAVMKKQKRGVFLVTASTAAIRPRPGGQTYAASKGAVVTLTKSLALECAPYGVRVVAIAPVATETPMLATFMGKKEVDAEGMARYIATVPLGRLNKPDDLAHAAVFLASDEAAMITGACLEVDGGRCI
- a CDS encoding LLM class F420-dependent oxidoreductase, with protein sequence MKLALTLNYSGARMSLDMEKILELERLGYDSVWSAESYGSDAVTPVAWIAARTTRLHVGTGIMQMAGRTPAATAMTAMTLDALSGGRFRLGLGVSGPQVVEGWHGQAFGKPLVRTREYVEIVRAIFRREKSLEYRGEYYQIPYAGPDATGLGKPLKSILHGRADLPIYLAAIGPKNVALAAEIADGWIPTFFSARRMPMFREWLDEGFRRAGRSGAGFDVMPMVAVVVGDDVAACRQPVKAKLALYVGGMGARGRNFYNDLARRYGYEAAAKTIQDLYLAGRKAEAEAAVPDAFVDEVALCGPRERIRERLAEWTSSGVTTLMVAGDGLAARTMAELLL
- a CDS encoding MGMT family protein; this translates as MGARSRIAAGLAFRRAVYRLVRQIPRGCVATYGQLAALLRRPRAARAVGRALRGCPGDLPWHRVVNARGGISRRARAASMLTQRILLEQEGVAFRRGRVVLRAHRWQRRRMARTWGGCG
- a CDS encoding ABC transporter ATP-binding protein, which gives rise to RLWRAARPHRALIVGSSLLFPVIAVAELAQPYLLKIAIDEHILKSDWLGLGWIAGLYVGVLALLYACRWLEAYLMQLTGQLVIHDLRRLVFTHLLRLEAAFFDRNPVGRLMTRVLNDVEAVSEAFTSGLFAVVADVITLAGVVAVMLWIDWHLALVTFSIVPVLFVAAAYFRLRARDAYRRVRQHLAHLNAVLQESLQGMTVIQLFARERHEYAGFRHASAAYRRALFGSTVYEALLYASVEALGSIALALLIWYGGGGIVAGTVTFGALVAFIQYTNRFFLPIRDLGAKYTVMQAAMASAERIFGLLDRAPAIVSPAGASPRAAAGRRASSVELAGVWFAYAGEEWVLADCAFRVALGERVALVGATGEGKSTCARLLNRSYDVAQGRVLVDGVDVREWDLVSLRRHVGIVFQDALLFTGTIEENLRLSADGALPAAELHRAVEAARAAGFVATLPRGLGEVLTERGGNVSHGQRQLLAIARALVYNPAVLVLDEATSSVDPESEALIRQAMAGLMQERTSITIAHRLSTVQNADRILVLHRGRIHEEGSHADLLRLGGLYARLWELGAGSPPA